From the Maioricimonas rarisocia genome, one window contains:
- a CDS encoding flagellar motor protein MotB, whose amino-acid sequence MARKKKCPPSGPNNGYLISFGDTMTALLAFFIVLNSLAQDQTGANLHAGTGSFVRVLQSFGLNGIFAEERSRLAFQMEAPSPMYMAPSEDSPDREWNASGPDEDDSATRVVDWEEASFHRFLNELERLHRGESLPEIEGEVAFDRAEPLPKEGPLLDAELRKMLQEFAPLIRRPNYSVEIIVWATTPSPPAWGRAIRQAHQLREEAVAFLQLRPEDQKRFTAVGQPWISKDLERPALSLQLRKIVPAISDAP is encoded by the coding sequence ATGGCCCGAAAAAAGAAGTGCCCTCCCAGCGGGCCGAACAACGGCTATCTGATCTCGTTCGGCGATACGATGACAGCCCTGCTGGCGTTCTTCATCGTGCTCAATTCGCTGGCGCAGGATCAGACGGGGGCCAATCTGCATGCCGGCACCGGATCATTTGTGCGGGTCCTGCAGTCGTTCGGTCTAAATGGAATCTTTGCTGAGGAACGGTCGCGACTCGCGTTCCAGATGGAGGCTCCCAGCCCGATGTACATGGCTCCCTCCGAAGACTCGCCTGACCGCGAGTGGAACGCCAGCGGGCCGGACGAAGATGACTCCGCCACCCGTGTCGTCGACTGGGAAGAGGCGTCGTTTCACCGGTTTCTCAACGAGCTGGAACGGCTGCATCGTGGCGAGTCGCTCCCGGAGATCGAGGGGGAGGTCGCTTTCGATCGGGCCGAACCGCTTCCGAAGGAAGGCCCTCTCCTCGATGCCGAGCTGCGGAAGATGCTGCAGGAGTTCGCGCCGCTCATTCGCCGCCCCAACTACTCGGTAGAGATCATCGTGTGGGCGACGACGCCTTCCCCCCCGGCCTGGGGCCGTGCGATTCGACAGGCGCATCAGTTGCGGGAAGAAGCGGTTGCGTTTCTGCAGTTGCGACCGGAGGATCAGAAGCGCTTTACGGCCGTCGGACAGCCGTGGATCTCGAAAGACCTCGAACGGCCGGCCCTCTCGCTCCAGCTGCGGAAGATCGTCCCCGCGATCAGCGACGCTCCGTGA
- the flhB gene encoding flagellar biosynthesis protein FlhB, with product MADEFDPNKTEAPTPRRREESRKEGRVVYSPDVSAAVLIFAGALALTMTGPRFGRSLLAVLRDGLHGIGRTDWGTAETLMSSRWVFGHSVGICGGLILGLMALGLLVGLLQAGFLFTLKPLAVNFGKLDPVNGMSKLFSLDSLMRGGLSVLKVSGCMLAAGWILAANWNALRAGSRGSLLDGVSAAWDLATTLLLVISGALLALAVIDYVFRWIRHEQRLKMTREEVKDEQKQDTGDPQVRSRLRKLQKEAASRRSLRDVPDATVVVTNPTHYAVALKYESGRTSAPVVVAKGTDMMARRIRTIAEENGVPVLERKPLARALFKFVDVGQEIPFEFYRAIAELLAQVYRIKKRL from the coding sequence GTGGCTGACGAGTTCGATCCGAACAAGACAGAAGCGCCAACACCACGCCGCCGCGAGGAATCGCGGAAGGAAGGGCGGGTGGTGTACAGCCCGGATGTGTCCGCTGCCGTGCTGATCTTTGCCGGTGCTCTGGCACTGACGATGACCGGTCCGCGGTTCGGACGGTCGCTGCTGGCGGTTCTGCGGGACGGGCTGCACGGCATCGGTCGGACCGACTGGGGAACCGCCGAGACCCTGATGAGCAGCCGCTGGGTCTTCGGGCACTCGGTCGGCATCTGCGGGGGACTGATACTGGGGCTGATGGCGCTGGGGCTGCTGGTCGGACTGCTGCAGGCGGGTTTCCTGTTCACGCTCAAGCCGCTGGCGGTCAACTTCGGGAAACTGGACCCGGTCAACGGCATGTCGAAGCTGTTCTCGCTGGACAGCCTGATGCGGGGCGGGCTGTCGGTGCTGAAGGTCTCCGGCTGCATGCTGGCCGCCGGCTGGATCCTGGCGGCCAACTGGAATGCGCTGCGGGCGGGAAGTCGCGGTTCGCTGCTCGACGGAGTTTCGGCCGCGTGGGATCTGGCCACGACGCTGTTGCTGGTCATCTCGGGCGCGCTGCTGGCGCTGGCGGTCATCGACTATGTGTTCCGCTGGATCCGTCACGAACAGCGTCTGAAGATGACCCGGGAAGAGGTCAAGGACGAACAGAAGCAGGACACGGGGGATCCGCAGGTTCGCAGCCGGCTGCGGAAGCTTCAGAAAGAAGCGGCTTCGCGCCGATCTCTGCGTGATGTACCGGATGCAACCGTCGTGGTCACCAACCCGACGCACTATGCGGTGGCACTGAAGTACGAGTCCGGACGGACGTCGGCCCCGGTCGTCGTGGCCAAGGGGACCGACATGATGGCCCGCCGCATCCGGACGATTGCCGAGGAGAACGGAGTTCCGGTGCTGGAACGGAAACCGCTGGCGCGGGCGCTGTTCAAGTTCGTGGACGTCGGCCAGGAGATTCCGTTCGAGTTTTACCGAGCCATCGCCGAACTGCTTGCTCAAGTGTATCGGATCAAGAAACGGCTTTGA
- the flgK gene encoding flagellar hook-associated protein FlgK — translation MIHLNIGLSALRTSQTALNTIANNIANATTEGYHRQEVIQETRPSTIDGSGNPVGSGVDINQIRRLYDVSVERALTGNTSHQAEADARLATLEDLEHLLTPATGSLHAEISDFFAMAEQLAASPSDNVLRSQFVSAADGVAREINRLADSFANLQTELQDQIERDVASVNMLAEQIAEVNAEIRIAEATGPAPNTLLDRRDQLINELSQFVDVDTQSIGDDGGLVVAAGGWLLIGTSAPELQVEFDDNGMIELQVDSTTVPVTLQSGELAGLMTAHNELVPQAAADVAEWADAFVQSVDQIHATGLGLDGPFSIVNGTRGVEDSTLPLDAAGTAFPVTAGELAITVTEESTGQRTTHRLTIDPATDSLDDVAAQIDGIAGISALVDAGTGKLTIAAGTGFRFDFAGHLDQQPETSAITGTAAPTIGGLYTGSENSRWTVTALGTGEVGFTPGLQLEVRDAATGELVETFDVGDGYEAGQPLEIADGVTLALDNGTFNSGDSFTVSALSNPDETGLLSALGMRSFFSGSAAGDLEVNAALKDDPTRLATSRSGLPGDTSILNQFVELRDERLIGNETLEGQLGDMTGRAGLAVQAVRAEIEQLSSIGGRLQAEQVAKSGVDPNEELLTMLEYQRSYQVAARFVTSVDQTLNEVLSLIG, via the coding sequence ATGATCCATCTGAATATCGGTTTGTCGGCGCTGCGCACGAGTCAGACCGCGCTGAACACGATCGCCAACAATATCGCGAACGCGACGACCGAAGGATACCACCGGCAGGAGGTCATCCAGGAGACCCGTCCGTCGACGATCGATGGCTCGGGCAATCCGGTTGGCTCCGGTGTCGATATCAATCAGATTCGTCGCCTGTACGACGTTTCGGTCGAGCGCGCCCTCACAGGAAACACGTCGCATCAGGCCGAGGCTGACGCCCGCCTGGCGACTCTGGAAGACCTCGAGCATCTGCTCACGCCGGCGACCGGCTCGTTGCACGCCGAGATCTCGGATTTCTTCGCCATGGCCGAGCAACTGGCGGCCAGCCCCTCGGACAACGTGCTGCGATCGCAGTTCGTGTCTGCGGCGGACGGCGTGGCCCGCGAGATCAACCGACTCGCCGACAGCTTTGCCAACCTGCAGACAGAACTGCAGGATCAGATCGAGCGCGACGTCGCCAGCGTTAACATGCTGGCCGAACAGATTGCCGAGGTGAACGCGGAGATCCGGATCGCGGAGGCAACAGGCCCGGCTCCCAATACACTGCTGGACCGGCGCGATCAACTCATCAACGAGCTGTCCCAGTTTGTTGACGTCGATACGCAATCCATCGGCGACGACGGCGGGCTGGTGGTCGCAGCCGGCGGCTGGTTGCTCATCGGCACCTCCGCGCCGGAGCTGCAGGTGGAGTTCGACGACAACGGCATGATCGAGCTTCAGGTCGACTCGACGACCGTTCCCGTCACACTGCAGTCGGGAGAACTGGCCGGTCTGATGACCGCGCACAACGAGCTGGTCCCGCAGGCCGCCGCTGACGTCGCCGAGTGGGCCGATGCGTTCGTGCAGAGCGTCGACCAGATTCACGCGACCGGCCTCGGCCTGGACGGGCCGTTCTCGATCGTCAACGGCACCCGCGGAGTCGAGGATTCGACGCTGCCGCTGGACGCTGCCGGAACGGCATTTCCCGTCACGGCCGGCGAGCTGGCCATCACGGTCACCGAGGAGTCCACCGGGCAGCGTACGACGCATCGCCTGACGATCGATCCTGCGACCGACTCGCTCGATGACGTCGCCGCTCAGATCGACGGCATCGCCGGCATCAGTGCTCTGGTCGACGCGGGAACGGGCAAGCTGACGATCGCGGCCGGAACCGGGTTCCGGTTCGACTTCGCCGGTCACCTCGATCAGCAGCCGGAAACGTCAGCCATTACCGGAACTGCGGCCCCGACCATCGGCGGCCTGTATACGGGGTCGGAGAACTCCCGCTGGACGGTCACCGCCCTCGGCACGGGCGAGGTGGGCTTCACTCCCGGGTTGCAGCTCGAAGTCCGTGATGCCGCGACGGGCGAGCTCGTTGAGACTTTCGACGTAGGGGACGGCTACGAAGCCGGTCAGCCACTCGAGATCGCCGACGGTGTGACGCTCGCTCTGGACAACGGGACGTTCAACAGTGGTGACTCGTTTACCGTCTCGGCCCTGTCGAACCCGGATGAGACCGGCCTTCTGTCGGCGTTGGGGATGCGTTCGTTCTTTTCCGGATCAGCCGCGGGCGACCTCGAGGTCAACGCGGCACTGAAGGACGATCCGACCCGACTGGCCACATCCCGATCCGGGCTGCCGGGCGACACATCGATCCTCAACCAGTTCGTTGAACTGCGTGACGAGCGGCTGATCGGCAACGAGACTCTGGAGGGTCAACTGGGGGACATGACCGGTCGTGCCGGTCTTGCGGTTCAGGCAGTTCGGGCGGAGATCGAGCAGTTGTCGTCGATTGGTGGACGCCTGCAGGCCGAACAGGTCGCGAAGTCCGGAGTCGACCCGAACGAAGAACTGCTGACGATGCTGGAGTACCAGCGGTCGTACCAGGTCGCGGCACGGTTCGTGACTTCTGTGGACCAGACGCTCAATGAGGTACTGTCGCTGATCGGCTAG
- a CDS encoding flagellar basal body P-ring protein FlgI translates to MRRAKSKTIRITTTPWRLLRTAICVAAMTCAGLGGTPLTAGDVRIKDITEVEGVRTNQLVGMGLVTGLNGSGGKSPVTRRFAMNLLQRFGMRADPELRRLLQTDTSQKTDNLSVVTVTAELPSFAREGSRLDVSVAAFDDAKSLQGGQLIMTPLFGADGEVYAVASGPVSTGGFSFGGDAANVTKNHPTAGRIPDGAVIELNTLTPIGQGGFFRLLLNSPDFETARRIAEAINKLTPGAASVVDAAVISVKIPRENCHDVPAFIGAIGSLVVVPDTKARVVINERTGTVVVGDHVRVSSVLITHANLAVMTTEEPQVSQPAPFSEGETTTVPRTDLDVVEERAPINLLPETTTVGDLARALNALGVSPQDLSSIFQQLKESGALHAELLLK, encoded by the coding sequence ATGCGACGCGCGAAGAGCAAGACAATACGAATCACGACGACGCCCTGGCGGCTGCTGCGAACCGCCATCTGCGTTGCCGCAATGACCTGCGCCGGCCTGGGGGGAACGCCGCTGACCGCGGGTGACGTTCGGATCAAGGACATCACCGAAGTCGAAGGCGTTCGCACCAACCAGCTTGTCGGCATGGGACTGGTTACGGGGCTGAATGGCAGCGGTGGCAAAAGCCCCGTGACGCGGCGATTCGCCATGAACCTGCTGCAGCGATTCGGCATGCGGGCCGATCCGGAACTCCGCCGGCTGCTGCAGACGGACACCAGTCAGAAGACCGACAACCTTTCGGTCGTCACCGTCACCGCGGAACTTCCCTCGTTTGCCCGCGAAGGAAGTCGACTCGACGTGTCGGTCGCCGCCTTCGACGACGCCAAGAGCCTGCAGGGGGGACAGCTCATCATGACGCCCCTGTTCGGAGCGGACGGCGAAGTCTACGCCGTCGCCTCGGGTCCGGTTTCGACCGGCGGCTTCAGCTTCGGCGGCGACGCCGCAAACGTCACGAAGAATCATCCCACCGCCGGACGCATCCCGGACGGTGCGGTGATCGAACTCAACACGCTGACACCGATCGGTCAGGGCGGATTCTTCCGTCTGCTGCTCAACTCACCCGACTTCGAGACGGCGCGGCGGATCGCCGAAGCGATCAACAAACTGACTCCCGGTGCGGCTTCGGTTGTCGATGCAGCCGTCATATCGGTGAAGATTCCCCGCGAGAACTGTCACGACGTCCCGGCGTTCATCGGCGCGATCGGCTCGCTGGTCGTCGTCCCCGATACGAAAGCCCGCGTGGTGATTAACGAGCGGACCGGCACGGTCGTTGTCGGAGATCACGTCCGTGTCTCGAGCGTGCTCATCACGCATGCGAATCTTGCCGTCATGACGACCGAAGAACCCCAGGTTTCGCAACCGGCACCGTTCTCCGAAGGGGAGACCACCACTGTGCCGCGAACCGACCTCGATGTCGTCGAGGAGCGGGCACCGATCAATCTGCTGCCGGAAACAACCACGGTGGGCGACCTGGCACGGGCGCTCAACGCGCTGGGCGTTTCACCACAGGACCTCAGTTCCATCTTCCAGCAGCTCAAAGAGTCCGGCGCCCTGCACGCAGAACTGTTGCTCAAGTGA
- a CDS encoding HDOD domain-containing protein, whose amino-acid sequence MAGRIDPAHQPRRPHLLRQPREEDLRDVIDRLAERDVNLREIAELISARPGLEAFLMTAANSVHHGLEHRVRDVHHAVVLLGIRRMLKLFDVKLGEVEQWNAA is encoded by the coding sequence ATGGCAGGACGAATCGATCCGGCTCACCAGCCGCGGCGTCCACATCTTCTGCGGCAACCCAGGGAAGAAGACCTGCGGGACGTCATTGACCGCCTCGCCGAACGAGACGTCAACCTGCGCGAGATTGCCGAACTGATCTCCGCCCGCCCCGGCCTGGAGGCGTTCCTCATGACGGCCGCCAACTCGGTTCACCACGGACTCGAACACCGCGTGCGCGACGTGCATCACGCCGTGGTGCTGCTCGGCATCCGACGGATGCTGAAGCTGTTCGACGTCAAGCTCGGCGAGGTCGAGCAGTGGAACGCTGCGTGA
- a CDS encoding MotE family protein — MTRMLGLAMFGVIVFGASAAASWLLRIQDLPEGEESQVPSEAVMPLETAPAETTSESTDSDSGVLPVAVRPRNMSVEELLRFGMGLNAREEAVIKREQALKQQESRLKLVFADIDGEQKEIDGLRELVRDELETARALLARIDEARNALVTKRDEVEEEINEIKQSQIEIDEQHEDNIKRLSEWMMSMEPEKAAEVLREMANDGKTDMAVRILANFEEREAAKVLSALDDAKLVQEFVEQFRNLKRPEKKKDRR, encoded by the coding sequence ATGACCAGAATGCTCGGACTTGCCATGTTTGGCGTCATCGTGTTCGGCGCTTCGGCGGCGGCATCGTGGCTGCTTCGCATCCAGGACCTGCCGGAAGGCGAGGAATCGCAGGTGCCTTCCGAGGCCGTCATGCCGCTGGAGACCGCCCCTGCGGAAACGACCTCCGAATCGACGGACTCCGACAGCGGCGTCCTGCCGGTCGCCGTCCGTCCCCGCAACATGAGTGTCGAGGAACTGCTGCGATTCGGCATGGGGCTGAACGCCCGCGAAGAGGCTGTCATCAAACGGGAGCAGGCACTCAAGCAGCAGGAATCCCGGCTGAAGCTGGTGTTTGCCGACATCGACGGCGAGCAGAAGGAGATCGATGGTCTGCGGGAACTGGTCCGTGACGAACTCGAGACCGCCCGCGCGCTGCTGGCCCGCATCGACGAGGCCCGCAACGCGCTGGTGACCAAGCGGGACGAGGTCGAAGAGGAGATCAACGAGATCAAACAGTCGCAGATCGAGATCGACGAACAGCACGAAGACAATATCAAACGCCTCTCCGAGTGGATGATGAGCATGGAGCCCGAGAAGGCGGCTGAAGTGCTTCGCGAGATGGCAAACGACGGCAAGACGGACATGGCGGTCCGCATCCTGGCGAACTTCGAGGAGCGGGAGGCGGCGAAGGTGCTTTCGGCCCTGGACGACGCCAAGCTCGTGCAGGAGTTCGTCGAGCAGTTCCGCAATCTGAAACGACCGGAGAAGAAGAAGGATCGCCGGTAA
- a CDS encoding flagellar biosynthetic protein FliR, producing MIETLIIALVLVLFRVAAFVAFLPPVAGNGLPSTVKVGMAVALTMVWGPMHAPMIAAGLIAQGGLGVAWPMLAWLSVRETLFGIALAWLLGLLIVPVRIAGAYIGQETGLTMATLTSPTDHQNTNIIAQGLEALAILMFFAMNLHHVLFRILHASFVRFPTVGEWNLDGMEWVVGRVSNAGIAGLQIAAPVAIVLFAGLVTLLLVMRAAPQFNLFTFGMQVRLAVGLIALLLLLPDVVVAIGRSFHSLLEFSGM from the coding sequence GTGATCGAAACCCTGATCATCGCGCTGGTCCTGGTCCTGTTCCGGGTCGCAGCCTTCGTGGCGTTCCTGCCGCCGGTTGCCGGCAACGGCCTGCCGAGTACGGTCAAGGTCGGGATGGCGGTCGCGCTGACGATGGTCTGGGGACCGATGCATGCGCCGATGATCGCAGCGGGTCTGATTGCACAGGGAGGACTGGGAGTCGCCTGGCCGATGCTCGCCTGGCTGTCGGTCCGGGAGACGCTGTTCGGGATTGCCCTGGCATGGCTGCTCGGCCTGCTGATTGTGCCGGTTCGTATCGCCGGGGCGTATATCGGCCAGGAAACCGGGCTGACGATGGCGACGCTCACGTCTCCGACCGATCACCAGAATACGAACATCATCGCTCAGGGCCTGGAGGCGCTGGCGATCCTGATGTTCTTCGCCATGAACCTGCATCACGTGCTGTTCCGCATCCTGCACGCCTCGTTCGTCCGATTTCCGACAGTCGGTGAATGGAATCTGGACGGCATGGAGTGGGTGGTGGGACGGGTCAGCAATGCGGGGATCGCCGGCCTGCAGATCGCCGCCCCGGTCGCCATCGTCCTGTTCGCAGGGCTGGTGACGCTGCTGCTGGTGATGCGTGCGGCACCACAATTCAATCTGTTCACCTTTGGCATGCAGGTTCGCCTGGCGGTGGGCCTGATCGCACTACTGCTGCTGCTGCCGGACGTGGTGGTCGCCATCGGGCGCAGCTTTCACAGTCTGCTTGAATTCTCCGGGATGTAA
- a CDS encoding motility protein A — MDIATVIGLFLGFALVIGSILIGGGGLGPFINVPSLMITVGGSFAALLINFPLAKVLGVASVVKKCFTVALPSTAEVIERFMNLSTIVRRDGLLALENEFDSIDDEFLKRGLEMVVGGSSREELTSILEIEVAYIEQRHQNGKKIIDATAAAAPAFGMIGTLIGLVQMLRTLDDPSQIGVGMATALLTTLYGAVIANLVCIPLAGKLEARSQEEVLIRELMIAGMGALVEGHPPRIVQERLVAFLAPAHRPEPETTAAAA; from the coding sequence ATGGACATCGCAACAGTCATCGGACTCTTTCTCGGGTTCGCTCTGGTGATCGGATCGATTCTGATCGGCGGCGGCGGACTCGGTCCGTTCATCAATGTGCCGTCACTGATGATCACAGTCGGTGGGTCGTTCGCCGCGCTGCTCATCAACTTCCCGCTGGCCAAGGTGCTGGGGGTGGCGTCGGTGGTGAAGAAGTGCTTCACCGTCGCCCTCCCCTCGACGGCGGAGGTCATCGAGCGCTTCATGAATCTGTCCACGATCGTTCGCCGCGACGGCCTGCTCGCGCTGGAGAACGAGTTCGACAGCATCGACGACGAGTTCCTCAAGCGGGGGCTGGAGATGGTGGTCGGCGGCAGCTCCCGCGAAGAGCTGACGTCGATTCTCGAGATTGAAGTCGCGTACATCGAGCAGCGTCACCAGAACGGCAAGAAGATCATCGACGCCACGGCTGCTGCGGCGCCGGCATTCGGCATGATCGGAACGCTGATCGGCCTGGTGCAGATGCTCCGGACGCTCGACGATCCCAGCCAGATCGGCGTCGGGATGGCGACCGCCCTGCTGACCACGCTGTACGGGGCGGTCATCGCCAACCTCGTCTGCATTCCGCTGGCTGGAAAACTCGAAGCCCGCAGCCAGGAAGAGGTGCTCATTCGCGAACTGATGATTGCCGGCATGGGAGCTCTCGTGGAAGGGCATCCTCCCCGGATCGTGCAGGAACGGCTCGTGGCCTTCCTGGCACCGGCGCACCGGCCGGAACCGGAAACCACCGCAGCCGCGGCCTGA
- a CDS encoding flagellar biosynthetic protein FliQ: MSPAEVAEIGRDLLTTAILLALPAVAVSLSVGLLISIFQTVTSIQEQTMTFAPRILAVAVVMIATLPWMIRVATAFTFRMMHHFLQASQ; this comes from the coding sequence ATGTCACCAGCTGAAGTCGCCGAGATCGGGCGTGACCTGCTCACGACGGCGATCCTGCTGGCACTGCCTGCAGTCGCCGTCAGTCTGAGTGTCGGCCTGCTGATCAGCATCTTCCAGACGGTTACGAGCATTCAGGAGCAGACGATGACGTTCGCTCCGCGGATCCTGGCCGTTGCCGTCGTCATGATCGCCACGCTCCCCTGGATGATCCGGGTCGCCACGGCGTTCACGTTTCGCATGATGCACCACTTCCTGCAGGCCTCCCAGTGA
- a CDS encoding rod-binding protein, which translates to MQIDSSVASASTLAADAMLQGRPASGASPVQAAREFEGMLTSMLLKQMRQTISGEGLFPGDSSDTYGGMFDMYLGDFIARNGGLGLAEQIESTLRAQMSAAEAATAYADAAVNAADGAPVVPDAQG; encoded by the coding sequence ATGCAGATCGATTCTTCAGTCGCCTCCGCCTCGACACTGGCAGCCGATGCGATGCTGCAGGGACGCCCCGCGAGCGGCGCCTCGCCCGTTCAGGCCGCCCGCGAGTTTGAAGGCATGCTGACGTCGATGCTGCTCAAGCAGATGCGTCAGACGATCTCGGGCGAAGGGCTCTTTCCGGGCGATTCCAGCGATACGTACGGCGGCATGTTCGACATGTACCTCGGGGACTTCATTGCCCGGAATGGCGGACTGGGACTGGCTGAACAGATCGAATCGACGCTCCGGGCACAGATGTCCGCAGCCGAGGCGGCGACGGCCTACGCAGATGCCGCCGTCAATGCAGCCGATGGCGCTCCGGTTGTCCCGGATGCTCAAGGGTAG
- the flgL gene encoding flagellar hook-associated protein FlgL: MSLRVTPHQLLSSMQSDLTRQQSRAADLQRDITSGVRIHRPSDDPHGQEVVLQQTAAVQRYETQLGAIGEARNRLNNAQTQLQEAQQLLASAEQIALQARQATDPTELTTLAGEVDSLLQQLVGIANAEYAGESLFAGTATGSSAWTVDGSGVPTEYVGSDVTGQILLGGQTAIDVFYTGDDVFGDVSRGDTVIFGQSGAVPAGGTDTARGSDQLIVRHTATTYAGASGIQPGTSSADGDTVIGALGTHQLQITDTAGDGSAGFVSLNGGPEFPFTSGDTNLEVTGPNGEVVYVDTTAISAGFNGTVDLTADGTLSIDGGSTEVPINFSASQTVTDGVDGTFVRLDTTGVTRAGVDIVEYPGTANAFQALAQLRDTILNSAELSPAERDEQFALRLDDLQRQGGHMLDVIGQQSITLQQLDRLELRTEDLMIEAETVRIETETTDFASTILAFQEEQTMIQYTLASLARVYDVSVLDFIR; encoded by the coding sequence ATGTCGCTCCGCGTGACACCGCATCAGTTGCTCTCTTCGATGCAGAGCGATCTGACCCGGCAACAGTCCCGGGCCGCCGATCTGCAACGGGACATCACGTCCGGAGTCCGGATTCACCGGCCCTCGGATGATCCGCATGGTCAGGAAGTTGTCCTGCAGCAGACGGCCGCCGTGCAGCGTTATGAAACGCAGCTGGGGGCGATTGGAGAGGCCAGGAACCGTCTGAACAACGCGCAGACGCAGCTGCAGGAAGCGCAGCAGCTACTTGCCAGTGCCGAGCAGATCGCCCTGCAGGCACGGCAGGCAACCGATCCGACGGAACTGACAACGCTGGCCGGCGAAGTTGACAGCCTGCTGCAGCAGCTTGTGGGCATCGCCAACGCCGAATACGCGGGCGAGTCTCTGTTCGCCGGGACCGCGACCGGTTCGTCGGCCTGGACGGTCGACGGATCAGGGGTCCCCACCGAGTACGTCGGAAGCGATGTGACCGGGCAGATCCTTCTCGGCGGCCAGACCGCCATCGACGTTTTCTACACCGGCGACGATGTGTTCGGCGATGTGTCCCGCGGAGATACGGTCATCTTCGGGCAGTCCGGTGCCGTGCCGGCCGGTGGAACCGACACCGCCCGCGGGAGCGACCAGCTGATCGTGCGGCACACCGCGACGACCTACGCCGGGGCGTCCGGCATTCAGCCGGGAACGTCTTCAGCGGACGGCGATACCGTCATCGGCGCACTGGGCACACATCAACTTCAAATCACCGATACGGCAGGGGATGGATCGGCCGGATTCGTGTCGCTCAACGGCGGCCCCGAGTTCCCGTTCACCAGCGGCGATACGAATCTCGAAGTGACCGGGCCGAATGGTGAGGTCGTCTACGTCGATACCACGGCCATTTCCGCCGGGTTCAACGGCACTGTCGATCTGACTGCGGACGGAACTCTGTCGATCGACGGCGGGTCAACCGAAGTGCCGATCAACTTCAGCGCCAGCCAGACCGTTACCGACGGCGTTGATGGAACGTTCGTCCGCCTGGATACGACCGGCGTCACGCGGGCTGGTGTCGACATTGTCGAGTACCCCGGAACCGCCAACGCCTTTCAGGCACTGGCACAACTTCGGGATACGATCCTGAATTCCGCCGAACTGTCGCCCGCCGAACGGGACGAGCAGTTCGCCCTGCGACTGGACGACCTCCAGCGTCAGGGGGGCCACATGCTGGATGTGATCGGTCAGCAGTCGATCACGTTGCAGCAGCTCGATCGACTCGAGCTCCGGACCGAGGATCTGATGATCGAGGCGGAAACTGTCCGGATCGAGACCGAGACGACCGATTTCGCATCGACGATCCTCGCCTTCCAGGAAGAGCAGACGATGATCCAGTACACGCTCGCCTCACTCGCCCGCGTCTACGACGTCTCGGTGCTGGATTTCATTCGCTGA
- a CDS encoding flagellar motor protein MotB: MARKQCCPDSGGDIPTWFMTYSDVITLLMTFFILLLTFATNEPERFERMQLAMFGGGGSDGLAGPHDGNLSNESLMLRVRPVTARLSQRGSETAPMYTDPVKESLANGLQALENANDLARAEQFRLDVALNVYFDREGNLTPLARQQLKMLAIQMHRMNLSMHLEVGRTEDVDKALKLGQSLVEEYNIPPGRVKISVAPRGREPVRGLRMIVTRQNQA; encoded by the coding sequence ATGGCCCGCAAACAATGCTGTCCGGACTCCGGGGGCGATATCCCCACGTGGTTCATGACGTACAGCGACGTGATCACGTTGCTGATGACGTTCTTCATCCTGCTGCTGACCTTCGCCACCAACGAACCGGAACGCTTCGAGCGGATGCAGCTGGCGATGTTCGGCGGTGGCGGGTCGGATGGACTGGCAGGGCCTCACGACGGGAACCTCAGTAACGAGTCACTGATGCTGCGGGTCCGCCCGGTGACCGCCCGGCTTTCACAGCGCGGGTCCGAAACAGCCCCCATGTACACCGACCCGGTGAAGGAATCCCTCGCCAATGGGCTGCAGGCCTTGGAGAACGCCAACGATCTGGCCCGGGCGGAACAGTTTCGGCTCGACGTCGCCCTCAACGTCTACTTCGATCGCGAGGGGAATCTGACGCCGCTGGCCCGGCAGCAACTGAAGATGCTGGCGATCCAGATGCACCGCATGAACCTGAGCATGCACCTTGAAGTCGGCCGTACTGAAGACGTCGATAAAGCGCTCAAGCTCGGGCAGTCGCTGGTGGAGGAGTACAACATTCCTCCCGGTCGGGTGAAGATCAGCGTGGCTCCGCGGGGCAGGGAGCCGGTTCGCGGATTGCGGATGATCGTGACGCGACAGAACCAGGCGTAA